A portion of the Bacillus thuringiensis genome contains these proteins:
- the qcrB gene encoding menaquinol-cytochrome c reductase cytochrome b subunit, with product MLNKIYDWVDERLDITPIWRDIADHEVPEHVNPAHHFSAFVYCFGGLTFFVTVIQILSGMFLTMYYVPDIKNAWESVYYLQNEVAYGQIVRGMHHWGASLVIVMMFLHTLRVFFQGAYKKPRELNWIVGVLIFFVMLGLGFTGYLLPWDMKALFATKVGIQIAEQTPLIGPYIKTLLAGHSEIVGAQTLTRFFAIHVFFLPAALLGLMAFHFIMIRKQGISGPL from the coding sequence ATGTTAAATAAAATTTATGATTGGGTAGATGAAAGATTAGATATTACACCGATATGGCGTGATATCGCTGATCATGAAGTACCTGAACATGTAAACCCGGCACATCACTTTTCTGCATTCGTCTATTGCTTTGGAGGACTTACTTTTTTCGTTACTGTAATTCAAATTTTATCTGGAATGTTTTTGACGATGTATTATGTGCCTGATATTAAAAATGCTTGGGAATCAGTTTACTATCTACAAAATGAAGTTGCTTATGGGCAAATTGTTCGTGGTATGCACCACTGGGGTGCTAGTCTCGTAATTGTAATGATGTTTTTACATACACTCAGAGTTTTCTTCCAAGGTGCGTATAAAAAGCCCCGTGAGTTAAACTGGATTGTTGGTGTTCTTATTTTCTTTGTTATGTTAGGTCTTGGTTTTACCGGATATTTATTACCGTGGGATATGAAAGCTTTATTCGCTACAAAAGTAGGGATTCAAATTGCAGAGCAAACACCGCTCATTGGTCCTTATATTAAAACATTACTCGCTGGTCATTCCGAAATTGTTGGCGCTCAAACATTAACTCGCTTCTTTGCTATTCACGTCTTCTTCTTACCAGCAGCACTTCTAGGTTTAATGGCCTTCCACTTCATCATGATTCGCAAACAAGGTATTTCCGGTCCACTATAA
- the qcrC gene encoding menaquinol-cytochrome c reductase cytochrome b/c subunit, translating to MHRGKGMKFVGDSRVPVARKPNIPKDYSEYPGKTEAFWPNFLLKEWMVGAVFLIGYLCLTVAHPSPLERMADPTDAGYIPLPDWYFLFLYQLLKYSYASGSFTVIGAFIMPGIAFGALLLAPFLDRGPERRPLKRPVATGFMLLAIASIIFLTWESVAHHDWEAAKKQGAIVKTAPVDKNDDGYKLMQKNTCLTCHGDNLQGGAAAPALQNLTLKPEEIAKIAKEGKGSMPKGVFKGTDEELKKLSEFVAKYNKK from the coding sequence ATGCATCGCGGCAAAGGGATGAAGTTTGTAGGAGATTCTCGGGTACCAGTAGCTCGGAAACCAAATATTCCAAAAGACTATTCTGAATACCCAGGGAAAACAGAAGCATTTTGGCCGAACTTCTTGTTAAAAGAATGGATGGTTGGTGCAGTTTTTTTAATCGGTTATTTATGTTTAACAGTGGCGCATCCGTCGCCGCTTGAGAGAATGGCGGATCCAACAGATGCTGGGTATATACCACTTCCAGATTGGTATTTCTTATTCTTGTATCAGTTATTAAAGTATTCTTATGCTTCTGGTTCATTTACTGTAATTGGAGCGTTTATTATGCCAGGGATTGCGTTTGGTGCATTACTGTTAGCTCCATTTCTTGATCGAGGTCCAGAAAGACGTCCATTGAAGCGTCCTGTAGCAACTGGATTTATGCTTTTAGCAATTGCTTCGATTATCTTTTTAACTTGGGAATCTGTAGCACACCACGACTGGGAAGCTGCAAAAAAACAAGGAGCAATTGTAAAAACAGCGCCAGTTGATAAAAATGATGATGGCTATAAATTAATGCAAAAAAATACTTGTTTAACATGTCATGGTGACAATTTACAGGGCGGAGCGGCAGCACCGGCACTGCAAAACTTAACTTTAAAGCCAGAAGAAATTGCTAAAATTGCGAAAGAGGGAAAAGGTTCCATGCCTAAAGGTGTATTTAAAGGTACGGATGAGGAACTGAAGAAGCTCTCGGAATTCGTTGCAAAGTATAATAAAAAATAA
- a CDS encoding IS3 family transposase (programmed frameshift) gives MKTRVHYPEEIKWKVIEMKKDGYSNRTIMEKFGIKNVSQIKTWMKWYRTGQTYRFQQPVGKQYSYGKGPKELNELEQLRLENKPVKNKITDMGKVSGNRKELNLETVVTLWTDFKTKLTVKELCNVLELPRSTFYRWLQRTVDLRDEIEEKIKDVCLRHKLRYGYRRVTATLRKMGLCVNHKKVLRIMRQNQILSKVRRKKKKYISGAEPVIAPHRLERQFDASAPNEKWFTDVTYLLFGERTLYLSTIMDAFNREIISYVISESQALPLAMKTLKQAMRGRKVKDVLLHSDQGSIYTAKEFQAYAKENGIITSMSRRGNCHDNAVMESFFGHLKSEAFYSQEITKVSNTTVRKIVLEYIHYYNCVRIQEKLNHLSPKEFREQVV, from the exons TTGAAGACAAGAGTTCATTACCCAGAAGAAATAAAGTGGAAAGTGATTGAAATGAAAAAGGATGGATATTCCAATCGGACCATTATGGAGAAGTTTGGAATTAAAAATGTTTCCCAAATTAAGACATGGATGAAGTGGTATCGTACCGGTCAAACGTACCGTTTTCAACAACCTGTAGGAAAGCAATATTCTTATGGAAAAGGGCCAAAAGAGTTAAATGAATTGGAACAGCTACGGTTAGAAAATAAAC CAGTTAAAAACAAAATTACTGATATGGGGAAAGTATCCGGAAATCGAAAGGAGTTGAACCTGGAAACTGTAGTTACTTTATGGACCGATTTCAAAACAAAACTAACGGTAAAAGAATTGTGTAATGTATTAGAATTACCCCGGTCTACATTTTATCGTTGGTTACAACGAACAGTGGACCTAAGAGATGAGATAGAAGAGAAAATAAAGGATGTTTGTCTTCGGCATAAATTACGATATGGATATCGAAGAGTGACCGCAACTCTTCGGAAAATGGGACTGTGTGTGAATCATAAAAAAGTATTACGAATCATGAGACAAAATCAGATTCTCTCAAAAGTTCGTCGAAAGAAAAAGAAATATATCAGTGGTGCGGAGCCAGTAATAGCCCCTCATCGATTGGAACGCCAATTCGATGCATCCGCACCAAATGAAAAGTGGTTTACGGATGTGACGTATCTATTATTTGGAGAGCGTACCTTGTATTTATCAACGATTATGGATGCCTTTAATCGTGAAATTATTAGTTATGTCATCAGCGAGTCCCAAGCACTGCCATTAGCAATGAAGACATTAAAACAAGCAATGAGAGGGCGAAAAGTAAAAGATGTCCTTCTTCACTCAGATCAAGGAAGTATTTATACAGCGAAGGAATTTCAAGCATATGCCAAAGAAAATGGCATTATCACCAGCATGTCCCGGAGAGGAAATTGCCATGATAATGCCGTCATGGAAAGCTTCTTTGGTCATTTGAAAAGTGAAGCCTTCTATTCACAAGAGATAACAAAAGTATCCAACACAACTGTGCGAAAGATTGTGCTAGAATACATTCATTACTACAATTGTGTGCGAATTCAAGAAAAATTAAACCACCTATCCCCTAAAGAATTTAGGGAACAAGTGGTTTAG
- a CDS encoding DUF1405 domain-containing protein produces MVYLYAMLRQRSVLLFLLIVNILGTIYGFIWYGNQLKETSPIFWPFVPDSPMASLFFVFVLIAFLTKRNWGLIEALAIVTLIKYGIWAVVVNAIMIYVKGPIGLMGYMLMLSHFAMAVQGFLYAPFYRIKKWHFIVVGVWTLHNDAIDYLFWQMPRYGIMHLFVEGIGYFTFWLSIAVLCITYYCCLREHRKQFSL; encoded by the coding sequence TTGGTGTACTTGTATGCAATGTTAAGACAACGATCGGTATTATTATTTTTATTAATTGTTAACATATTAGGTACAATTTACGGATTTATATGGTACGGAAATCAATTGAAAGAAACGTCACCTATATTTTGGCCGTTTGTACCAGATAGTCCTATGGCAAGTCTCTTTTTTGTCTTTGTTTTAATTGCTTTTTTGACAAAGAGAAACTGGGGATTAATAGAAGCGTTAGCGATTGTTACTTTAATAAAATATGGTATTTGGGCTGTTGTTGTAAACGCAATTATGATTTACGTAAAAGGTCCTATTGGCCTTATGGGCTACATGTTAATGCTTTCGCACTTTGCGATGGCAGTGCAAGGTTTTTTATATGCTCCATTTTACCGTATAAAAAAATGGCATTTTATAGTAGTGGGTGTGTGGACGTTGCATAACGATGCAATTGATTATTTATTTTGGCAAATGCCGCGATATGGAATTATGCATTTGTTTGTAGAGGGAATTGGTTATTTTACGTTTTGGTTAAGCATTGCTGTACTATGTATTACATATTATTGTTGCTTACGTGAGCATAGGAAACAATTTTCTTTATGA
- a CDS encoding TIGR01906 family membrane protein, which translates to MEKNKSGTKILDRLITLVVSYSIAFSIFALATTAVVYGKWLYYFEIDFLNIPDLADMTKDEIKRNYDVLITYLSPFYDGALHLPTLDMSTNGRIHFVDVKNILVKIQYVMYATIMIAVIGGIYLLKKKNEKFLLHGSILTIIFPIALMLPIAINFEKSFVLFHKFLFSNDYWMFDIETDPVILMLPEEFFMHAACAILLFILGGSILCYSLYRYFVKKKRVSKKKFSA; encoded by the coding sequence ATGGAGAAAAATAAGAGTGGTACAAAAATATTGGATCGATTGATTACTTTAGTTGTTTCATATAGCATAGCATTTTCTATTTTTGCACTCGCAACAACGGCAGTTGTGTATGGAAAATGGCTGTATTATTTTGAAATTGATTTTTTAAATATTCCTGATTTAGCGGATATGACGAAGGATGAAATTAAAAGAAATTACGATGTGCTTATTACATATTTATCCCCGTTTTATGACGGAGCATTACATTTACCAACATTAGATATGTCTACAAATGGCCGTATTCATTTTGTAGATGTTAAAAATATTTTAGTAAAGATTCAATATGTGATGTATGCGACAATTATGATTGCAGTGATAGGCGGAATTTATTTATTAAAAAAGAAAAATGAAAAGTTTTTACTGCACGGATCGATTTTAACAATCATTTTTCCGATAGCGCTTATGTTACCAATCGCTATTAATTTTGAAAAGAGCTTTGTATTATTCCATAAGTTTTTATTCAGTAATGATTATTGGATGTTTGATATTGAAACGGATCCAGTTATATTAATGCTACCAGAGGAGTTCTTTATGCATGCTGCGTGTGCTATTTTATTATTCATTTTAGGTGGTAGTATACTTTGTTACAGCTTATATAGATATTTCGTAAAAAAGAAAAGGGTGTCAAAGAAAAAATTCTCTGCTTAA
- the ypjB gene encoding sporulation protein YpjB — MKRTLIGLIAFLIIMFPLRIYAEEWNELTGLLDDSLQLVKRNEDEKAVQVLQLFSEQFLMKGNEKKQEVTPDQVRVISLAYDKAQQSLSEEGLGKQAKMDNVLALQLAVDAQVSKYQPLWMERERKVMDAFSQMEKAMEKEDTGQFQQTLNTFLNEFNIIYPSLMIALPENEVQRVNVHLSYLDEFRNVMLKTKGGQMQLGIIKGDLQKIFHTVKKDEIAPSLIWFMTITGGLILFTLTYVGWRKYKGEREKRKSNVHSKNR, encoded by the coding sequence ATGAAGAGAACATTAATTGGATTGATAGCATTTCTAATTATAATGTTTCCGTTACGTATATATGCTGAAGAGTGGAATGAGCTAACAGGGTTGTTAGACGACTCGTTACAGTTAGTGAAGCGTAATGAAGATGAAAAAGCAGTACAAGTATTACAACTTTTCTCGGAGCAATTTTTAATGAAGGGGAATGAAAAGAAGCAGGAAGTAACACCAGATCAAGTTAGAGTTATTTCTTTAGCTTACGACAAGGCACAGCAATCGCTCTCTGAAGAAGGCTTAGGTAAGCAAGCTAAAATGGATAATGTGTTGGCATTACAACTTGCTGTTGACGCGCAAGTATCGAAGTATCAACCGCTTTGGATGGAAAGAGAAAGAAAAGTAATGGATGCCTTTTCTCAAATGGAAAAAGCGATGGAAAAAGAAGATACTGGGCAGTTTCAACAAACATTAAATACATTTTTAAATGAATTCAATATTATTTATCCAAGTTTAATGATTGCTTTGCCAGAAAACGAGGTACAGCGTGTAAATGTTCATTTATCTTATTTGGATGAATTTCGTAACGTTATGTTAAAAACGAAAGGTGGCCAAATGCAATTAGGGATTATTAAAGGGGATTTGCAAAAGATATTTCACACAGTAAAAAAGGATGAAATTGCACCTTCTCTCATTTGGTTTATGACAATTACTGGGGGACTTATTTTATTCACATTAACTTATGTTGGATGGAGAAAGTATAAAGGAGAGAGAGAAAAAAGAAAAAGTAATGTGCATTCTAAAAATAGATAA
- a CDS encoding zinc metallopeptidase codes for MMFYLIYFAIIMIIPLYAQSRVRSAYSKYSQVYSTSGMTGAEVARKILDENGLYNVAVEETPGHLSDHYDPTAKTVRLSTDNYYGHSVAGTAVAAHEVGHAIQDAQDYNFMRIRHSLVPVANFGSNISWVFIMIGIFATMSKLLLLGIILMAAGVVFQLVTLPVEFDASKRAMQQIEALGIVSTDEYGQARKVLNAAALTYVAAAAVAVFELLRLVLMYTGMQRSDD; via the coding sequence ATGATGTTTTATTTAATTTACTTCGCGATCATAATGATCATACCGTTGTATGCACAGTCAAGAGTACGAAGTGCCTATAGCAAGTATTCACAAGTTTATTCAACATCAGGTATGACAGGAGCGGAAGTGGCTCGAAAAATTTTAGATGAAAATGGACTATACAACGTAGCTGTGGAAGAAACACCAGGTCATTTATCAGACCATTATGATCCAACGGCCAAAACGGTTCGATTATCAACAGATAATTATTATGGTCATTCAGTTGCTGGTACAGCAGTTGCAGCACATGAAGTAGGACACGCAATTCAAGATGCGCAAGATTATAACTTTATGCGTATTCGTCATTCGTTAGTTCCTGTGGCGAATTTTGGATCGAATATATCATGGGTATTTATTATGATTGGTATATTTGCGACAATGTCGAAACTATTGTTATTAGGAATTATTTTAATGGCTGCAGGTGTTGTGTTCCAACTTGTTACATTACCAGTTGAGTTCGATGCTTCAAAGCGTGCAATGCAACAAATTGAAGCGTTAGGTATCGTATCAACAGATGAATATGGCCAAGCTCGTAAAGTATTAAATGCAGCAGCATTAACATATGTAGCAGCTGCAGCTGTAGCGGTATTTGAATTATTACGTCTCGTATTAATGTATACTGGTATGCAGCGTAGCGACGACTAA
- a CDS encoding uracil-DNA glycosylase translates to MKYPDHLVKQVKERSAPYQLEGFLSGQGPENPKFMLLGEAPGETEIHNGIPFSGRSGKQLMVFLDRIHVTRKEVYITSAVRSRPYKWREKKERNGESIQKKYNRTPNQGEIVAHAPLLDYELEKINPRLIVTLGNIGLQRLTGKNKKITDVHGQLLKQPIQKLKDMQSAEFTWSENEYHVFPTFHPASIFYNRSLLELIYENLEKLKRLVIKN, encoded by the coding sequence ATGAAATATCCAGACCATTTAGTAAAACAAGTGAAAGAGCGTAGTGCTCCTTATCAACTAGAAGGTTTTTTAAGTGGACAAGGTCCTGAAAATCCCAAATTTATGTTGTTAGGAGAAGCGCCTGGTGAAACAGAAATTCATAATGGGATTCCGTTTAGCGGGAGGTCGGGAAAACAATTAATGGTTTTTTTAGATCGTATTCACGTTACAAGGAAAGAAGTATATATTACGAGCGCTGTTCGGAGTAGACCTTATAAATGGCGAGAGAAAAAAGAACGAAATGGTGAAAGCATACAAAAAAAGTATAATAGAACGCCAAATCAAGGAGAAATAGTTGCCCATGCGCCTTTGTTAGATTATGAATTAGAGAAAATAAATCCGAGGCTTATCGTCACGCTTGGAAATATCGGTCTTCAACGTTTAACAGGAAAAAATAAAAAAATCACAGATGTACACGGGCAATTATTAAAACAGCCCATTCAAAAATTAAAGGATATGCAAAGTGCAGAGTTTACATGGTCAGAGAATGAATATCATGTTTTTCCAACTTTTCATCCAGCTTCCATTTTTTATAATCGGAGTTTATTGGAGCTTATTTATGAGAATTTGGAGAAGCTTAAAAGACTTGTAATAAAAAACTAG
- a CDS encoding YitT family protein, with protein MTSKLKMRNIIFILIGSAIFSFGIVNINIENHLAEGGFTGITLLLYFLFKFDPSYSNLILNIPIFFIGWRLLGRTTFLYTLIGTFSVSLFLWIFQRYEVLNLHLNLQNDMTLAALFAGAFIGIGLGIIFKYGGTTGGVDIIARLAHKYVGWSMGKTMFMFDAVVIVVSILTYLSYREGMYTLVAVFIGAKVIDFMQEGAYAAKGATIISEKNDEIAAKILSEMERGATFLKAVGSYTKVERNVLYCVVAKNEIVKLKNIITSVDPHAFVAVSDVHDVVGEGFTLDENKNPLHN; from the coding sequence ATGACATCAAAATTGAAGATGCGAAATATTATTTTTATTTTAATCGGTTCCGCTATATTTTCTTTCGGTATTGTCAATATCAATATTGAAAACCACCTTGCAGAGGGTGGGTTTACTGGTATTACACTATTATTGTATTTTTTATTTAAGTTTGATCCTTCCTACTCAAACTTAATTTTAAATATCCCTATATTTTTTATTGGTTGGAGGTTACTTGGCAGAACGACATTTTTATATACATTAATTGGCACCTTTAGCGTATCTTTATTTCTATGGATTTTCCAGCGTTACGAAGTACTCAACTTACATTTAAACTTGCAAAATGATATGACACTCGCAGCTTTATTCGCCGGGGCATTTATCGGTATCGGCCTTGGGATAATATTTAAATATGGCGGGACTACTGGCGGTGTAGATATTATCGCACGACTAGCTCACAAATATGTTGGCTGGAGTATGGGTAAAACGATGTTTATGTTCGATGCTGTCGTTATCGTCGTCTCTATTCTTACCTATTTATCATACCGCGAGGGTATGTATACGTTAGTTGCTGTTTTTATCGGGGCTAAAGTCATTGATTTTATGCAAGAAGGAGCCTATGCCGCCAAAGGAGCGACTATTATCTCAGAGAAAAATGATGAAATTGCTGCCAAAATTTTATCTGAAATGGAGCGCGGAGCAACCTTTTTAAAGGCTGTTGGATCGTATACAAAAGTGGAACGTAACGTACTGTATTGCGTTGTTGCTAAAAATGAAATCGTGAAATTAAAGAATATCATTACTTCTGTAGATCCTCATGCTTTTGTCGCTGTAAGTGATGTACATGATGTAGTTGGTGAAGGATTTACGTTAGATGAAAATAAAAACCCTTTACATAATTAA
- a CDS encoding nucleotide pyrophosphohydrolase, giving the protein MEAKTMKDMQKEVDAYIGQFKEGYFSPLAMMARLTEEMGELAREVNHYYGEKPKKTTEKENSIEEELGDVLFVMICMANSLNIDLETAHNIVMNKFNTRDKDRWTRIDEGEKE; this is encoded by the coding sequence ATGGAAGCAAAAACGATGAAAGATATGCAGAAAGAAGTAGATGCATATATTGGTCAGTTTAAAGAAGGTTATTTCAGTCCGCTTGCAATGATGGCTCGTTTAACGGAAGAAATGGGGGAGCTTGCAAGAGAGGTAAATCATTATTATGGTGAGAAACCGAAGAAAACGACTGAAAAAGAAAATAGTATTGAAGAAGAGCTTGGAGATGTATTATTTGTTATGATTTGTATGGCAAATAGTTTAAATATTGATTTAGAGACAGCACACAACATTGTAATGAATAAATTTAATACACGTGATAAAGATCGCTGGACACGTATTGATGAGGGAGAGAAAGAATAA